A stretch of DNA from Streptomyces xanthii:
GCCGGCGGCGCTCGTGTCCATCCCGTTCGGCGCCGTCATCGCACTCCAAGTCGGCTCGCTCACTCAGCAGTTGGGCGCCCAGTCGTTCACCGGCGGCGCCAGCGTGCTCGCCGTCATCCAGCAGGCCAGCCCGCTCATCGTCGCCCTGCTCATCGCGGGCGCCGGTGGATCCGCCATCTGCGCCGACCTCGGATCCCGGAAGATCCGCGAGGAGCTCGACGCCATGACCGTCATGGGTGTCTCGCCCGTGCAGCGGCTCGTCGTGCCCCGCGTCCTCGCCACCATGTCCGTCGCCGTGCTGCTCAACGGCATGGTCTCCGTCGTCGGCACGCTGGGCGGATACTTCTTCAACATCGTCCTTCAGGGCGGCACCCCGGGCGCGTACCTCCAGAGCTTCTCCGCGCTCGCCCAGCTCCCCGACCTCTACATCAGCGAGCTGAAGGCCCTCATCTTCGGGTTCATCGCCGGGATCGTGGCCGCGTACCGGGGGCTCAACCCGCGCGGCGGACCCAAGGGTGTCGGTGACGCCGTGAACCAGTCCGTCGTCATCACCTTCATCCTGCTCTTCTTCGTGAACACCGTGATGACCGGCATCTACCTCCAGATCGTTCCGCCGAAGGGAGGCTGAGTCCGTCATGACCTCCCCCCTCGTCTGGCTCGACCGTGGTGGCGACCAACTCCTCTTCTACATACGCGCCTTGGTGTGGATCCCGCGCACGCTGCGCCGCTACACCAAGGAAGTGCAGCGGCTGCTCGCCGAGGTCGCCTTCGGGTCCGGCGGGCTCGGTGTCATCGGCGGCACCATCGGCGTGATGATCGCGATGACCGCCGCCACCGGCACCGTCGTCGGCCTCCAGGGCTACGCCGCCCTGGACCAGATCGGCACCGCCGCCTTCACCGGGTTCGTCTCCGCGTACTTCAACACCCGCGAGATCGCCCCGCTCGTCGCCGGACTCGCCCTGTCCGCCACCGTCGGCGCCGGCTTCACCGCGCAGCTCGGCGCCATGCGGATCAACGAGGAGGTGGACGCGCTCGAAGGGATGGGCGTGCGGTCCATGCCGTACCTCGTCACCACCCGGATCATCGCCGGCGTCGTCGCCATCATCCCGCTCTACGCGATCGGCCTGCTCTCCTCGTACCTCGCCTCCCGCATCGTCACGACCGTCTTCAACGGGCAGTCGCAGGGCACGTACGACCACTACTTCAATCTCTTCCTGTCGTCCACGGACGTGATCCTGTCGGTGCTGAAGGTGCTCGTCTTCAGCGTCATGGTGATCCTCGCCCACTGCTACTACGGGTTCCGGGCGAGCGGGGGACCGGCGGGCGTCGGGATCGCGGTCGGACGGTCCGTGCGGAACGCCATCGTGCTGATCTCCGTCACCGACTTCTTCCTCTCGCTGGCGCTCTGGGGCGCCACGACGACCGTGAAGGTGGCGGGCTGACCCATGGAGACCCTGCGCCGCCGGCTCGCCGGCATCGTCTTCCTCGTCGTGCCCGCCCTGCTCATCTGGCTCGCCGTCGCCGTCTACAACAAGGACTTCGTCGACTCCGACGAAGTCGTCGTCGAGACGGGCAGCGCCGGCAACGAGATGCACCTCGGGGCCGAGGTCAAACTGCGGGGCGTCGTCCTCGGCGAGGTGCGGGACATCGACGCCACCGACACCGGGGCCCGGCTCACCCTCGCGCTCGAGCCGGGCGCCCTCGACCGCATCCCCGACGACGTGCGCGCCCAGATGCTGCCGACCACCCTGTTCGGCGAGCGGTACGTGGCCCTCGTCCCGCCGAGCAACCCCAGTACGCGGATGCTGCCGGCCGGGGCCGT
This window harbors:
- a CDS encoding MlaE family ABC transporter permease — encoded protein: MSLDERASTGDGVEATGRRPGPRSSNAGGAKWLGPLRQTGQLFALALQVARAVFRRPFQFREFILQFWFVASVTILPAALVSIPFGAVIALQVGSLTQQLGAQSFTGGASVLAVIQQASPLIVALLIAGAGGSAICADLGSRKIREELDAMTVMGVSPVQRLVVPRVLATMSVAVLLNGMVSVVGTLGGYFFNIVLQGGTPGAYLQSFSALAQLPDLYISELKALIFGFIAGIVAAYRGLNPRGGPKGVGDAVNQSVVITFILLFFVNTVMTGIYLQIVPPKGG
- a CDS encoding MlaE family ABC transporter permease, with product MTSPLVWLDRGGDQLLFYIRALVWIPRTLRRYTKEVQRLLAEVAFGSGGLGVIGGTIGVMIAMTAATGTVVGLQGYAALDQIGTAAFTGFVSAYFNTREIAPLVAGLALSATVGAGFTAQLGAMRINEEVDALEGMGVRSMPYLVTTRIIAGVVAIIPLYAIGLLSSYLASRIVTTVFNGQSQGTYDHYFNLFLSSTDVILSVLKVLVFSVMVILAHCYYGFRASGGPAGVGIAVGRSVRNAIVLISVTDFFLSLALWGATTTVKVAG